One genomic region from Sulfuriflexus mobilis encodes:
- the recF gene encoding DNA replication/repair protein RecF (All proteins in this family for which functions are known are DNA-binding proteins that assist the filamentation of RecA onto DNA for the initiation of recombination or recombinational repair.): protein MTLERLDIQQLRNIHQTRLLFGEQLNLIVGANASGKTSLLEAIYLLGTGRSFRTNRLQHVIEAETDQFTVSARIRAESGALITAGMALNRQGRILRVDGKNARSSAQLAEILPLQLINQQCFNLIDEGPAHRRKFLDWGVFHVEQGFFVIWQRYMRALKQRNAALKRGNTNTRAWEKEMSEAAVQLHGMREAYVEALKPILHESMLDMLEIEDISVDYRPGWDTGRPLADVLAEEAEQDRGQGFSRYGPQRADLIFRRGTVAAKERLSRGQQKLLVSALILGQARLLAKRQTRRSTVLIDDITAELDARHCARLMKALADTGAQLVVTAIDAESIPKVENMDSRMFHVEHGVLKTMV from the coding sequence ATGACCCTGGAACGCCTGGACATCCAGCAACTGCGTAATATTCACCAGACACGCCTGCTTTTTGGTGAGCAACTCAACCTGATCGTGGGTGCCAATGCCAGTGGCAAGACCAGCCTGCTGGAAGCCATTTACTTGTTAGGTACCGGCCGCTCGTTTCGTACTAACCGTTTGCAGCATGTCATCGAGGCGGAAACCGACCAGTTTACGGTGAGTGCGAGGATCCGTGCCGAAAGCGGTGCCCTGATTACGGCGGGCATGGCCTTGAACAGGCAAGGGCGTATCCTGCGCGTCGACGGTAAAAATGCCCGTAGTAGTGCCCAGTTGGCTGAAATATTGCCCTTACAGCTGATTAATCAGCAATGTTTTAACCTGATTGATGAGGGCCCTGCTCATCGCCGGAAGTTCCTTGACTGGGGTGTGTTTCACGTGGAACAGGGTTTTTTTGTCATATGGCAGCGCTATATGCGGGCCTTGAAACAGCGTAATGCCGCCTTAAAGCGTGGTAATACCAATACCCGTGCCTGGGAAAAAGAAATGTCGGAGGCGGCGGTGCAATTGCATGGTATGCGCGAGGCCTATGTCGAGGCCTTAAAACCCATCCTGCATGAAAGCATGCTGGATATGCTGGAAATCGAAGATATCAGTGTGGATTACCGACCAGGCTGGGATACCGGGCGGCCTTTGGCAGATGTCCTGGCCGAGGAGGCGGAACAGGACCGTGGACAGGGGTTTAGCCGTTATGGACCACAGCGTGCTGACCTGATCTTCAGGCGAGGTACGGTGGCGGCTAAAGAAAGGTTGTCACGCGGTCAGCAAAAACTCCTGGTCAGTGCACTGATATTGGGCCAGGCCCGTTTGCTGGCAAAAAGGCAGACCCGCCGTAGTACCGTGCTGATTGATGACATTACGGCAGAACTTGATGCCAGACATTGCGCGCGCCTGATGAAGGCCCTGGCGGATACCGGTGCCCAGTTAGTGGTGACCGCCATCGATGCGGAATCCATACCCAAGGTGGAAAACATGGATAGCAGGATGTTTCACGTGGAACACGGTGTACTCAAAACAATGGTATAA